The window ATCTCGTTCAGGATGCCATCAACGGTGACGTCGAGCCCGACGACCCCCTCGAGAAAGTCACCACGGTAAACCGGCGACACCGCCGACATCATCCAGCCGTGCCCGGCAGGGTCCAGGTAGACTTCGGTCCAGCGGGTCTTTCTCTGGGGATTGTGGGTCGCGTCCGCCAGATAGTAGAAGTTGTACTCCGGAATCCGCAGATCCGCCGAGTACTGCTCGTTGGTAGGAAACCAGGGGTAGATGCGGTTGTAGCTGTCCCAGGAGTTGAAGTAGAGACTGGCGATCATCGGATCGGTCTGCTTGATCTGCTTGAACACGGTATCGAGACGGGCCAGCCGCTGTACCTTGCCCAGATCCTGACGCGCCAACGGTGTGGCCGCCGAATAGAACGATGCCGCACCGCCCAGGTCGGTCGTGCTGTAGCGTGCCCCTTCGGGCGTCACCCCCAGGTTTTCACCCGGCCCGCTGGCCGGCGTGAGCAGTGCTTGCGAGGTCACGGTGCCCAGCAAGCCGGCCACGCCGCCCAGGCTCTCGAGCTTGCTCTCGACGATGAGCGCATTCTGCTCGACACTGGCGCTCAAACTGTCGATCGCGCTGCGCTTGAGATAGTCGACCTGTGTCTCCCGCGTGACCTGGTTGGTCAGCAGGTAGCTGGCAATCAACACCGTTTCCACCAGGATCAGTGGTATCAGCGCGCTGCTCAGGAAGGCGCGCCAGATCCATTGGCGCAAGCGGATTTTTGGGACAGCCTGTCTCATGAAGCCTCCTGGTGGGCAACTGCGCTGTCAGCAACAGAGCAAAAAGCCATCACCCAGTTATAGTCGAATGCGTCAGAGACGGGGCTCTGTCACCCGGATTCAGAAGCGAAACCCGGCGACGACGCCCTTCAAGTCGGTGGCCAGCCGGGACAGGTCATGGCTGGAATGGCTGGTCTGATTGGCTCCGGCGCTGGTCTGGAAGGACAAGTCGCGGATGCTCACCAGGCTACGGTCAACTTCCTTGGCAACCGCGGCCTGCTGCTCGGCGGCGCTGGCAATCATCACGTTCTGTTCGTTGATGGCGGCAATGGTTCGCACGATGGCGCCCAACGACGCCTTGGTGGCTTCGGCACTCTCGACGGTCGCGCGAACCTGCTTGGCGCTGCCTTGCATCGTCTGGACAGTGTCGACCGCCTGCTGCTGCAGCGAGGAAACCATTTTCTCGATGTCCTGCGTCGATTGCTGGGTGCGCTGGGCCAGCATGCGAACCTCGTCGGCCACCACCGCGAAGCCTCGCCCCTGCTCCCCGGCCCGCGCAGCCTCAATTGCCGCGTTAAGCGCCAGGAGATTGGTCTGCTCGGCGATGGAGCGAATCACATCCAGGACCTTGCCGACCTCCTGCATCTCATTGGCCAGGGCCTCCACTCGAGAAACGCTGGAATGCACGTCATTGGCCAGGTTGCCGACCGAGACCACCGTCTCGTCGACCTGATTTCGCCCCTGACTGGCGGCCCGGTCAGCCTCCCGGGAAGCTTCCAGCGTAGTCGCCGCATTGTGGGCAACCCCGTCGACTGCTGCGCTCATCTGGTTGCAGGCGGTGGCGGCCTGTTCGATTTCGTGACTCTGTTGCTGAATTCCGCGATGGGCATCCTCGGTCACGGCATGCAACTGCTGCGAAGCCGAGGCCAATTGTGCCGACGAGTCCGCAATCAGCCCCAGTGTGCTGCGCAAGCT of the Pseudomonas vanderleydeniana genome contains:
- a CDS encoding methyl-accepting chemotaxis protein — translated: MDALRDMQGSLRSTLGLIADSSAQLASASQQLHAVTEDAHRGIQQQSHEIEQAATACNQMSAAVDGVAHNAATTLEASREADRAASQGRNQVDETVVSVGNLANDVHSSVSRVEALANEMQEVGKVLDVIRSIAEQTNLLALNAAIEAARAGEQGRGFAVVADEVRMLAQRTQQSTQDIEKMVSSLQQQAVDTVQTMQGSAKQVRATVESAEATKASLGAIVRTIAAINEQNVMIASAAEQQAAVAKEVDRSLVSIRDLSFQTSAGANQTSHSSHDLSRLATDLKGVVAGFRF